In Clostridium sp. DL-VIII, the following proteins share a genomic window:
- the cbiM gene encoding cobalt transporter CbiM, with product MHIPDNYLSPATCAVIGAVMIPVWAKSIKTVKKEITKKKMPLMGIGASLSFLTMMFNVPLPGGTTGHAVGGTLLAILLGPEAACISITVALLIQALLFGDGGVLAFGANSFNMAFIIPFVGYYIYKFLKERIKSERGEYIGALIGSYVGINAGALFASIELGIQPLLFKDAAGMPLYCPYPLSISIPAMLIPHLAVAGILEAIITIGVLSFIRKVSPDIVYDGSAKKTKPIYALIIALICLSPLGLLATGTAWGEWGTDEINSVVVGGKALGFVPKGMENGFNFSALMRDYSVQGMPDSFGYILSAIAGVAIFLIVFRIIASMRKDNGING from the coding sequence ATGCATATTCCAGATAATTATTTAAGTCCGGCTACCTGTGCGGTTATAGGAGCTGTAATGATTCCAGTTTGGGCAAAATCAATAAAGACAGTAAAAAAAGAAATAACAAAAAAGAAAATGCCGCTTATGGGGATAGGCGCCTCTCTTTCATTTTTAACAATGATGTTTAATGTGCCATTACCAGGAGGAACAACAGGACATGCTGTAGGTGGAACTTTGCTAGCTATTCTTTTAGGCCCTGAGGCAGCATGCATTTCTATAACGGTGGCACTTTTGATTCAAGCGTTACTATTTGGAGATGGCGGAGTTTTGGCATTTGGAGCAAATTCATTTAATATGGCTTTTATTATTCCATTTGTAGGATATTATATTTACAAGTTTTTAAAGGAAAGAATTAAATCAGAGAGAGGGGAATATATTGGAGCTTTAATCGGTTCGTATGTTGGTATTAATGCTGGTGCATTGTTTGCTTCAATAGAGCTTGGTATACAGCCATTACTTTTTAAGGATGCAGCAGGTATGCCTTTATATTGCCCATATCCGTTATCAATTTCTATACCGGCAATGCTTATTCCGCATCTTGCAGTTGCAGGAATTTTAGAAGCAATTATAACTATTGGAGTGTTGAGTTTTATAAGAAAAGTTTCACCTGACATCGTATATGACGGTTCAGCTAAAAAAACTAAACCAATATATGCTTTAATAATAGCACTTATATGTTTATCACCTTTAGGTTTATTAGCAACTGGTACGGCTTGGGGTGAATGGGGGACTGATGAAATAAATTCTGTAGTTGTAGGCGGTAAAGCCTTAGGATTTGTACCAAAAGGAATGGAAAATGGATTTAATTTTAGTGCATTGATGCGGGATTATTCTGTCCAAGGCATGCCAGATAGTTTTGGATATATTTTATCAGCAATCGCTGGAGTTGCAATATTTTTAATAGTATTCAGGATAATAGCCAGTATGAGAAAAGATAATGGTATTAATGGTTAA